TAGTCGTTTTCTGTTTCTTTGtagattttaaaatatttatgtcgCTAAACGTAAAATCTTTTATTGCATATGTGTGGATGTGGTCGAACCTTAAAGGATACTTTATTGTCAGTGTCTTTTGTAGAATAGGAATCTATTTGTGAAAAACATTGGGATTCATGTACGAAAATTTAGCAAAGATACCAGATCCATATGAACCAAGTGAGAAAAATCCTACTATAAATATTGCTGCTAGCGATAGTTTTAGAATACAAGCATCACtttttttatcacaatggactgaatagtctaagtgagcctgaaacttaatcgggttgcccctttaacctaacctatcactttttaaatgaatttacatCTACCTCACCCATTACCTTTGCTATTGATTTTGTTGGAGGAaggatattattaaattaattgaatttttttttatttaaagaagtaTTATATTTCATATTTCTATTCAGCCTTTATAATGTCAATTTATAAGTCTCCAAGTAGTTCCTTTTGTTTTACTTGAAGTATTTTGTCTGCTTCAGTAATATATTGATCAGCTAAAGCCGTTAATTGGTTTTGTACAGAAAAGACGTCATCTTTGGATATTTCCGTTTGCTTCTTCAACTTTTTAATAGCATTATTTTGTATGTCTTTTATGGAGTCGCGGTACTTTATAAACAGATTTTTCGCATTCTTCGATAGTTTCTCTCGATGTTCTTTCGTTACCTTCGGTATTGGTATAAACAAAGTTGTTCCATCCTGCTGGGGATTTAAATTCATACCACTTTTCTCCAAAGCCTTTAGAACGTCTGGTATGGTCTGTGGAAATGCTATCATATTAACAACTATTGTTTTGGGATTTTTGCGGGAAATTTGAGCCAATTCTTGCAGCTCATGCTCTTTTCCATCGACTGTAATCCGTAGAGTGTCGATGGCACCAGAAGTGGAACGTAGTGATAAAtgcttaaattaaaaatataatgcaACCAATTAGTACCTAAGAGTAGATGAATAAAGATTCTATACTCCTAAATTGTGTAATAATATTCTAACTTCGATACTGAAGTTAGTTGCTTATGATTCCAGAATCTGCAGTTCGTTCAAATTTACTTGGAAATTACTGTATCAACTATATATTACTCGATAATAGTTCACAGATAGTCTAATCTATCAAAGTGATGGTCCCTCAGTGGCGTATTTTTTAACCACTATTTAAagatcaaattttaatatagctccTATTCAAAATATATCCCAGAAGTTCTTCTATATGCATAACTATAaatgcacttccaaaaatgtcctcccaaagatgttctttattttaactgtacaggaagttcatttgagtaattttttttatcactgGCTTTTTCATAtcgttaatgggaaatttatttttttttttatttcaaataggttaaacacagattaagaattaataaaatggtacaaattatttaaatttggccgaaaaacattctaaatccattctagaaaaattgggaatttttgaaaatatttgatgtcaaacgttccagacaagcgttagactgcataaaaatcataaaaaattttaaaaattatttttcaaaatattacaaaatttcttaattcacatccaaaacactgaattcgaatcacaccttaaaaagtgatgcgaATTTAGTGCACCGGGTAATCTAATTCGTTTTCATTACAATTTCATTATCAGACCAATCTTGAACCAAAAAATAGATTCTTTTCGCGTTTTTCAGTTCTATCAATATATCTATCTATGGTTCCGCATATTCAAGTACCTAAACAAAATATGCACTGTCTATCCATATACATAGCAATTGCTGGAATCAGTATCAAAATTGATACCAAAATAGTTTTCTTATTTACCAGTAGAAAGTCATCTTTCATTTGTTGTACCGCTTTTTGCATTTGCGTATTTATGGCATCGTAATTGATAATTTCTCGTAGTTGTGTTTCgttaatttcaattttggtaGCTTTTTTTCCTTTCTCCTTCTTTTTATCCTTGTTTTTTGCGTAACAATGCTGGGACGTTGAGATTGACACGGTTTGTTTTGAGGGGAAAGATAATTTAGGGGCTGATAGTAATTTTTCTACATTGCTTAACATACTACAGGAGGCCGTCGCTAGCGGTGGACGTAGAGCCACTTGAGCCATTATTGGGAATACTTTTCTACAAAACATTACGATAAACTTTaaactcaacaaaaaaatatgaactcGATTTTCAGTTGACAGTTTCAGCTGTCTtatcagtgatgccaactcccgaatggcaaaaagcaccaaaaaatatatataagtattaataaataaaacacatatatttcaattttttaaaacatataaagggtgattcttttgaggttaggattttcatgcattagtatttgacagatcacgtgggatttcagacatggtgtcaaagagaaagatgctcagtatgctttgacattttatcatgaatagacttacgatctgccacaacgtcgaattttcagtgaatgggccctagaaaagttggcagaaaatccgcttttttatcgacaaattttgttcagcgatgaggctcatttctggttgaatggctacgtaaataagcaaaattgccgcatttggagtgaagagcaaccagaagccgttcaagaactgcccatgcatcccgaaaaatgcactgtttggtgtggtttgtacgctggtggaatcattggaccgtattttttcaaagatgctgttggacgcaacgttacggtgaatggcgatcgctatcgttcgatgctaacaaactttttgttgctaaaaatggaagaactgaacttggttgacatgtggtttcaacaagatggcgctacatgccacacagctcgcgattctatggccattttgagggaaaacttcggagaacaattcatctcaagaaatggaccggtaagttggccaccaagatcatgcgatttgacgcctttagactattttttgtggggctacgtcaagtctaaagtctacagaaataagccagcaactattccagctttggaagacaacatttccgaagaaattcgggctattccggccgaaatgctcgaaaaagttgcccaaaattggactttccgaatggaccacctaagacgcagccgcggtcaacatttaaatgaaattatcttcaaaaagtaaatgtcatggaccaatctaacgtttcaaataaagaaccgatgagattttgcaaattttatgcgttttttaaaaaaaaaagttatcaagctcttaacaaatcaccctttattaatctacagtttttttttgttttaatccatatttgatatgaaataaagaaattctttttcttcttttattaaaaaaaaatcatcacacTAAACTTTCTGACCACTTCTGCAAAAGAATGTTGGTCTATTTCAAAGTCAGATAACTTTTAAAATGGGTAttgatttgaagcatttttaaaattatgaatttctatccaaaattaaTCTGTACGATGTACGTTATTCCAAGTACACAGCTTTGTATTTTTAATGCgtatttcaatttcattcaattcattttgatcagtaatgaatttttcgacaaattccacAATATGTTGTCAAGAATACAAAATACATTTGTCGTcattaaatatggaaatattctcgaaaatttaaatttttgaagggAGTATACGTAGTCAATTGTGTgtgttttgtgaatttaatacatacgctattatcaaattgaaaaaagtaccataaaactaaatgaaaatgttttttgtagAGGAAATATGGAGCTCTTTGGTAAAGGAACcatatttggtgctaaaagcaccaaattgacaCCATTGTGTCTTATTgctctttttgatttaatgacaGTAGGCAGTGTTACCAAGTTTTATAGCAGCAAAGACAATTCAGAAGAAGACCAAGTTTTGTCATTGCAAAATTGAAGCACCAGAGGTCTCTGGTTACATAATGACATGGAGTCTGAGTCGATGTGTCTCTCAAATGTTTTGCCGTTTGGAGCCGAAAATATCAATAATACCATGTATGTGttttataaatttctgaattataatccacaaaagcaataccaaaacgatgatagaaaattaaaacagaAATGATGTGCATGTTAAAGCGGATAATTATTGTTTAGCCTATTGCTTTTTCATGTTTATTCATGAGCGGAGCTAAACTTCGTCTGTCCCTAGATCAATATTTTCCTGTGATAGGGAGATGGTAAGAGTTCATGGCTATATCTACATGTCATGGTCCGTGCTAACCATGGTGACGTCCGGGTCTTCGACATGAGACCGTTATGAGAATCGCGTGGTCTTAATCTATGTCATCCATTTGATCCGCAATCAATTCTCCCCTGGCGTCACATCCAAGCTCTGAGTATTCAGGTCGCCTAACAGGGTAGTTTGATCACTACTGAAGTATTGCCTCATTACAGAATGTATACATTTAACACACCAATACTGCCTCCCTCACTGTAACAGTTATCCCCTCTCTCTCCATGAATGGGGATCGGTCGTGGTCATGGGTCTGTACCTCACAGAATCGTGGCCAACAATGGCTATTACTAGGCTAGTTTAGTCTCCTGGAGCGCGGCAATGAGAATACCCTTCCTTTCCATGAAATCAGTAATCTTCTTGTCGGCCCATTCCAGTTCTACTGGAGGATCATGAGGTCATTCAACTGGTTCCTATCAGTGGTATGGGCTGTTGCTTGGCTATACAATGTTCGGACAACTATTATCGCCGTATGATGGCTTTGTCAGTGGATGGTGGTTTCTAAGATTGCTCGGCTTCGGTTACAGGTTTCATCAAAATCAGGGGTATGTTAGTCCGAATTCCTGCTCATCTCAGGTGTGCCGAAGTCTTGAAGATGGAGCACCGGATCAGTTGGCGGCCTTGGTGAATTTTCTTCTGCAAGCCCAACATGACTCTGGGAAAGATATACTTTTATTTACGGATAATTGTGTGATGTATGTGGGTGGAGTGTAATGCCGTGTGATGTGAGATTTGCAGTCAGTCGCTATTTCTGCTACAGGTGGGTCACTTGAAAGTAGGTTTGTATTGTCCTACTTTCTTGAGTCCCGAGCAAGGCAAGTGTGCGCAGTTGTGACATTCGCTGCACATCACCTACGTGCGTGACTGGTCGCGAACAAACTGGGCACAGACACTTCACTTGTCCTGGATTGCTTTCAATGTCGCTGGCACAAAGGAGGAGTATTCTGAGCAGATTGGAATTTGGGACATGGAGTGGGTTTGGGTCGTCATACATACTTGAATTCCCGTAGAGTTGTTGCAGTCCTTTGACAAGGATGAGTTCCTTGTGTTTACCTCGGTGTGTAGGACCGACTGCAATGAGGGTCTCACAATTGTTGGAGTTATTGCTTAATAAGTGTTGATGGGACGTCACTATTGCCGATGTAAAATAAATGAAGCGGATGCTTAAAATCATGACTTctgccctatgacaagcccatcgcgtctgcgccaattttgcaccccttccagatccaaaaagaacattttcattccttttttggctacgcttttttaCTGGGATGTTATATATTACGAATTGTAAATGTAATCAAAAATTCGAAGTGCATAATATATACATGCTCCAGTTGAAATGATACTGTTAAAGTTATGCTTCACCCATGCATGGTAGATGTTAAAACTTTTCTAATTGCATTACGTGATTTGATGgggcaaaattgtaattttaagtaaCGTATTTTACATTAtgctatacaattttgatataaaaaacaagttaacttaatttaatttttttatgttttattacagAATATAGATATTTTCTCGGCATCAATTTGCAATTTAAGTAAAGAAATTGACAAATTGGAGCAGGAGATACCGTGCTGGCACCAGAAACTCCTTGCTTCACATAAGgatatcgaaaaattaaaacaagaagTTAAATCTTCGAAATTAGTGAATATATTACAAATCTATTTGAAAGGAAaacatttagaaatacaaacttCAAAACAATCATTAATTAACGAACACATAACCAAAATAGACTCGGAAGTAGTAGTACACTCTCATTGGTTACAACGAGCTTTTGTCTTAGCTAGTGATgtaataaaaaatggaaatttaaatgGGGAGCAAAGATATCACTATGATCAGCTCCAACGACATTTGTTCGGTACAACGCTTAATTTGCGACACAATGGCATGGATGGATTGATGAATGAAATACATCAAGCTTCTAGTGATGATGATGTGGAAACGACGTGTACAGATGATGAAACATTAAGTCGCGGACATTGCAAGAAACGTCTACGTTTAGAGGAATATGATTTGGACGATCTAGACAGCATGGTTGCAAATTCAGATTTTGAAGAGGAAGGTGCAAACTGCAATGGAGTTGCATCGACTGATAACCAAACTGCGTTCAAAATGCCTGCCAAGAAACCCAGAACAAATCTTAATGAAACACAGATCTTATCGGCCGATGCAAATATAAATGCTACCTTCTATATGGGTCCCTCTACGTCTAGTACAAAGAAGAACGTAAAAAACGGTAAAGCGTTGTCATCTAACAAAAGCAATTTGGTATCGAATGTGTTGTCCGAACAAATTGTTAAATGTCCTTCAAATGCGGATCAGTTAAAAAATGGTAAGTAACCCCTTGAGAGAAGCAAGTTGTTGATTATTTCATCCTTTGATGACgaatgggacatatatgtcccatttCGCATTTCCGTTGTAAGCTCTAcatttatcaaccaattttcaaaaaatcaaataaatagtAAAATAATTGGTTGTTTACTTTTTCCCAATGCAGCTCCGCACAAATGTTATCGTATTTTCGGTGCAAACGGcaagaaatttaaaagaaaGAATGAGGCTTATTCTTCTTAATTAAATTCTCTTTGCTttgcagggtatacaaatattataaaattttccaagtgGCTCCTCGATAGCCTCATGAATTCGAGGTCTTGAGTAGACGCTGGGATGTTAGCGTAGATTTTCCCTTTAATGTGGCTACAAAGGAAGAAGATGGAAAGTGTTCAATCACCAGATCCTCGGTGGCCAATCATTTCTTcaagagaaaatattaccaaaaattcaaaaaaaaatccccttCTTGGGGTTGTTACCActaagagccaccgtggtgcaatggttagcatgcccgccttgcatacacaaggtcgtgggttcgattcctgcttcgaccgaacaacaaaaacgtttttcagcgttggattatcccacctcagtattgctggtgacatttctgagggtttcaaaacttctctaagtggtttcactgcaatgtggaacgccgttcggactcggctgtaaaaaggaggtcccttgtcattgagcttaacatggaatcgggcagcactcagtgataagagagaagttcaccaatgtggtatcacaatgggctgaatagtctaattgagcctgatacgtcgggctgccacctaacctaacctaacctaccactaAGATCACTATCATTCAAATGTATGGTGGGAAAGTTTGCCATGAATTCGTGGCAAATggtattttgtgaaatttgtacatttaggtATACCATGAGCGCGAAAGATAAAATTGTGAGTGTGCGTTAGTAGTAGggaaattacactcacgaaacgaATTCAATAATCGTTATCAATTCGATTTAAATTGCGAATTACTATATATATTATCATTTGTTTCTACTTTTTCCAGTTCTTCTCAAATCAAAGAAGTTTACTCACAATAATCTGCTAAGGACCGTTGCAGCTGGAGttcagaaagaaaatattaaaaagtataGTCCAAATCGAGTACGAAAAAATCcccatgtagcatccaaaggtaTGTGTTAATTATCATTTCATTTGATATTATGAAATACActacataaataatttatatttttttaaagcaatcAACTCAGGTGCACCAACTTTATCTAAATCACGGACAGCAACTCGAACAAACACAAATGCAACGACAGATGGTATCCCAACGGTACGAATTAACAGAGCGGCATCATTTCGGGTCAAGAAGtagttttaatatattttgataattttacaTGCTTTAAAACATAATTGTTAatgtatattttataattatatgcGTGTGTTTTAATTAATGAATGAATTCTGTTGCCTTTAATCAATTCATAATCATAAATTGCTGTATATTTAATACCCGACAGTATCGAGTATTAAAGGAAGCATTCCTTCAATGCTTTGAAACACCATAATCAAATGgcgattataaaataaaattaaatcatttaTAAAATTACCCTCTTTGGAATAGTAGAGAAAGCAAGGATGCTTTAGTCGAATTATGGGACTCTATATTTTATAACTGGAAAATGGTCGTTAAATGCAACAAAACCTTCAACGAAATTGATGAGCAGttccaaaatccaaaatttgatCAGATTTCATCTGTCATTTGGTTTATAAAAAGTGATttctaatttggaaaaatgccgATTTTTAGTATAATGTGTAGAGCATTTTACGAAGCCCAATATAATGATTTGTAATATAAGAAGATAAACACAAAATTCTTACCGTTCGTCTCAACTCCTTAAAGCCGGTATTAAGTTCAAATTATCAGGCTAAAACAATTAccggttacttttttttttttttttgaaatcttgcaataaagttataattttattctgtttttacagatttatttttgaatttagtgGCTCAACTCAAAGTTAATACCCGACTTTAAGATCGGTATTAAGATCGCATGATCGCGCAAATATAGccatttttcacggttacttttcaataataatttattttaaagaaaataaactttttaaattgttgtttTGGATAATTCCCTACCaagttataataattttttttttttttatataattttattctgcttCTACAGATTTATTATCCAATTTAGTGTCTAAACTCGAGATTAATTCCCATCTTTAAagtgtatattatttttttattcgtacgGACCCAGCGTCCACTATCCCAATACCCAATCTGACCGCGAGGCCACATCCCCATTACGTATGCACCATAGTATACAACATGGCAATGTGTAGATATAGGGTTGAAACCAACTACAGAGAAAAGTATTAATCAGCCAGTTATAtgaaatacatacataaataaatgcataatgtgtttttttcattaaaatatataCTTGCAGATATTTAGATAGATTATTATTCTACGTATAATAACAGCAGTACTAAGTTAAGTATCAATAAGAGGAGTGATTGAATTAAAGTCTACACACGTTCTTCGGATAGCAATATTGACCCTCATAGCTCGTGATTGGAACGTTGACCCTCAAAAAAGAGGAATCTGTATTTCTTAAATGGCATACAGGGGAGATTTATCCCAACCCTTGATACAGGTTCGGCGTAGagaatatcaattaaaataaagtcatCGAGTCCAATATCAATCGTCGGCTCTTTAAAGTAAG
This is a stretch of genomic DNA from Haematobia irritans isolate KBUSLIRL chromosome 4, ASM5000362v1, whole genome shotgun sequence. It encodes these proteins:
- the mRRF1 gene encoding mitochondrial ribosome recycling factor 1 encodes the protein MFCRKVFPIMAQVALRPPLATASCSMLSNVEKLLSAPKLSFPSKQTVSISTSQHCYAKNKDKKKEKGKKATKIEINETQLREIINYDAINTQMQKAVQQMKDDFLLHLSLRSTSGAIDTLRITVDGKEHELQELAQISRKNPKTIVVNMIAFPQTIPDVLKALEKSGMNLNPQQDGTTLFIPIPKVTKEHREKLSKNAKNLFIKYRDSIKDIQNNAIKKLKKQTEISKDDVFSVQNQLTALADQYITEADKILQVKQKELLGDL